The following proteins are co-located in the Heterodontus francisci isolate sHetFra1 unplaced genomic scaffold, sHetFra1.hap1 HAP1_SCAFFOLD_316, whole genome shotgun sequence genome:
- the LOC137362436 gene encoding probable G-protein coupled receptor 139 produces MAVADLVVVITGPILSVIVLYHFPNSFLSITPVCSLIAVLHNAATVLSVWLTVTFTFDRFVAICCDKLKTKYCSEKTAAVVVGTVSLLGCLVSLPWYFTRKQYYIFDNVPMCCTIISNFFTSPIWEAFEMFDRVLTPYFPLLLILLLNALTVRRILSSRKVRRGLQGHSKGKKHKDLEMENRRKSIILLFTISGSFVLLWMTQSVFIIYRRIADILYFVSSTDPVFIKERTSNMLQLLSSCTNTFIYTVNQTKFRQELKKVVKYPLNLIVKLVKS; encoded by the coding sequence atggcagtggctgatctggtGGTCGTTATTACTGGTCCTATATTGAGTGTAATTGTTTTATACCATTTCCCAAATTCATTCCTGAGCATTACTCCTGtttgttctctcattgccgttctgcatAATGCAGCTACAGTtctttctgtctggctgacagtcactttcacctttgatcgatttgtggccatttgttgtgataagcttaaaacaaaatattgcagtgagaaaacggcggctgtggttgtaggaacagtgagtttaCTGGGATGTTTagtgtctctcccctggtactttacacggaAACAATATTACAtttttgataatgttcccatgtgtTGTACTATTATATCgaacttctttacttcccccatatgggaggcGTTTGAAATGTTTGACCGCGTTTTAACTCCTTATTTCCCGTtacttctgattttgctgctcaatgctctgactgtcagacggattttatcctcccgtaaagtccgcaggggattacaGGGCCACAGCAAAGGAAAGAAACACAAGGAtctagagatggagaatcgcagaaaatcaattattttactctttacTATATCCGGAAGTTTTGTACTGTTGTGGATGACACAgtctgtgtttatcatttataggcgaattgcagatattctgtaTTTTGTCTCCTCCACTGACCCTGTCTTTATCAAAGAACGCACATCAAATATGcttcagcttctcagttcctgcaccaacacgtttaTTTACACTGTgaaccagactaaattcagacaggagctgaagaaggtggtgaaataccctctcaatctcattgttaaattagtgaaatcataa